gttcatcatcaatcatttctgcaatatcatcaacttcataatccatacaaaatacttattattcttataTGGTCCCTCGTCACtgactttcattctttctctGTGCAAAAACCacactttataacttttgtctattccgTTTCTAaataagtgatattttattttaacaattGTCAACCTGACAATtttaccacacttaacacaaggacaaggatgttggggttttatgccttaattaaaactcaatttctttgaaatctcatttcactacaagaaaaaatgcttttaataacaccgaaaatgtgttatcaaaacataccataacactttttgatgtgttaagaccgactatgttatcgtaggttagggtactttacataacactttatcattgttatacagatgtgttattatactgtcaacgataacacaatttctgtgttattttaataaatagataagtatttaattatgttatttatagtcgattatataacacatttcaatacttataaatttgtgttatactacactttagtataacacattttttgtgttatactacactgtagtataacacattatttgtgttatataatgaagtttgcataacacaattctttgcataaaaagtgttattgtaatatatattataacacaattttcgtattataacactaatttattctattacatttttttttatataattaaaattagctttctaatatatactagcatcatcaaaggaacttgattttcaaataacaaaaagtaaaaacattcaacattgtattaacaatccacaaattattttaaaacattcaacactgtcatcaacaacaaaatgttctttaagtattcaagtagtcttaaatatacaacatattgaaaagttactactttcagcacaaaatattctacagctgcccaacacaaagccttcaaaattaagtatccttttctcctccaattgatggagaaagagacatttttctcctgcaatagcagataaaaggtaaggtatatgcttaaaaaaattaaaaaatatgaatcaaataataaaactgtatacaatataagacctaagcaagcaataccaggtgaacatacttcaaaattcaaaatactgcTATCACACAGTGAATAGATACATATTACAGTAAACAAACATTAACATTTTCAGGTTAAAGGGGCCTCAATTTCACCCTAAAGACATCTCTGGTTCAGGTGCTTAATTATTGAGACAGCATGTTAAAAGTTTGGGAGATTTGAATTATAAAAGCATTTAGAGTGGTTTGCAAAGAATATCCAATATCAAATTAAGGGAACTGTCTTCCAGCTGCAACATAGACAAAACAgaaaatatgaatataaataaCATAACATACTCACAGCAAAAGAAAGGCCTTGCTTGAAGCACCATAAGGGTTCCAGATGGAGGAAATGCAAGCCTCCCCAACCaacccaaaacaagcctacctaGGGCCTTGCTTTAGTGTTGTCCTATGCCCTTTTTGGTGTAGAGTGGTTTTCCTGTAAGCATTTCAGCAAATACATCCTATGCTCCAAATATCTATTGCATGAGTGTACTGAAGACAAAAAGTAGAGGTCTTAGACTCTTAGTATTAGAAACAAAGTACTAAGCAACCATACACTTGATATGATCTAGAGTAAGAAGGTAACTTAAAAATTAACATTGGCCAATCCCCTCAAAGATATTGGAAAATACTTAAAAGCATTGATACTTGTTAATTGCCAATAAAAAACAATGTCCGCAACTATTCTTTTACCAGAAATAAGTATGAGAGTACATAATAGGTAGACTGAGCCATTGTCaatttttcatataaataaaatgaagagaaatagatCAATGGTGCTGAGAGAAACATGTATTTTGGTGATTCAAGCTTATAGACAAAATAATGATGGCCACATACCAGTAGTATATACAGTAGAAGAAGCCAATACAACATGCCaactcatatatacatatattgcaagggaacaatacttgaaaaaaaaagtaTTGGAGTATACTGTGGCATCAGTAATATAAGAAATTGAAGAAACAACATGAAAGAAGAACTTCGAAAGATCATctgaaaatcaacaaaaaaaaatgcaatacTTTATGCATATGTCATCAGCCAATCAAtggaaattgaaaataaaatcacAAAGATCAATCCCAGCTTACTTTTGAGAAAAATTGACCCACAGAGTTCTGGAGCACAGTACCATCGAGTGGCAACATAGTCCTTAAAAAAATGAAATGTTCAATAAGAAATGCAGTTTAACAGACTGCTGTTCAGATATTGGAACTAAATAAACTGACCATTATTTGAAACATACCCCTCTTTAGATGAAAAACCTTCAAGCTTTTCTTTATTATCAGCTGCATTAGATGAGTTGACAGTAGAAGCAAGGCAAACTGCAACCAAGAAGCAGCCAATGCCAGGGAAAAGGATCTCGGCTCTATTAATTCTATTGTCTAAAAAGTAATTCAAGGTTGTTCCTGTCACCATTAAAGATCACAACAGAAGCAAAAAATTCAGTATCTATAAGAGCAACACAGACAAACATCAACATTTAGAAatggtcagagagagagagaatgaaagaaaggacctaTAACAACTGTTATGCTTGCAGTGATCACTTCTGTGACTGATAAGCCAACAAAAGCCCAAGCATACTGAGTTGAGAGATTTCCAAGGCTAAGTACCACCCCTCCTGCCATTGCAAACATCACAGAAGGCCAATTATCCTACACCAATCACCCTAACATGAATCGAAACCAAatacatacaatacaatacaactCCATTATGGCAAACAGATGAAATTTTCATTATGTTGTGTTCCTTATCACAGGTCTCTCCAAATAGCACCACATTCATCAAAGTGaatagagaatgaatgaactaAACTTTATCCAAATATATGCAAGTGTTCAATATTtgtgattcaacacttgtaatgagctaaaaaaatataatcaatactGAATTAATCATGAGAATGAGCAGCcaaaagaattatataaaaaaagaagaggaaaaacaaaaaagaatggaTTCTAGACAGAAACTTCTAGCTTctataaaaataaattgattttCACCTCTGttagggtaaaaaaaaaaaaggagaacaGAAGCTTCTGTTTTGGGGGTAATCTCTGAAAATTACATAGGCCAAAAAAATATGACAAAAGCCTTTGGCATGCCTTAGTAATCAATGGTGGTAATTATCTAGATGGTATCATCATAGGAAGGAGCACCATCACACTGTACTACATGGTATCATCAACATTCCTTTGTGATTAAATAATAGCATTTCATACTTCCAAACAGGCCCCCTGTGTGATCGCTGCCATCACACACACATAAGAGTACTTAATAGAAAATGAATTGGATAAAATGATCTCTGTAAATGTACCAGAGATATGGGACTTTATTATTTATAGCTGAATAGTACAAAGATACAAAGAGAGGGAAAAAGGAGCTGGAAACCAAGAAGTGATTAACAGGAAACTAACCACACTAATCTACTAACTATATCTGAACCTATATTTCCTACAAATTTAGAAGGATTAATACTATAGTCAAAGACTTTTTCGATTATATATTTATCGTAAAATTTGAAGCAACTTTAagttgtattttctttctttctttttaatgTTTGGTGTAAAATTATAGATTTAGTTTTGCCCTTTACTTGTTCTtaaaaagagaaataaaaaaaaacttttgtgATAACAGTTTTCGAATGCAATGATGCTTTCACAAAATACTTTGGCTGATTAAAACACCAATAAGTGTCAACCAGAAAGAATAACAAGAGTAATAGTATTGCCCTTTCTGTCTATTTCATAATCTACCCAACTTTGATTTGAAAATATTCTTATTCCATTGACATTTTCCAAGGATGATTTTTTGAGGGAAGTTGATAATTCATAATATTTAAGGTTAATATTTGGactagatattaggagaacaaATGTTGAACAGAACATAACCTAAATGAAAATTGGTGCGTGTGTGGAAGGAGGAGAAAACAGGTACAATAACTTACTATTCCAATGCATTGACCGACCCAGGGACAATGATGATCAAATCTCATACACAGTTGTTGCAAATGGAACAATGAGAAGCACGGGGAAGGCGATACAGCAAACAAGTGTCGCAGTACTTCACTTTTATTGTGTGACCATTCACAAGAACATCTTTCGTTCGAGGTAGTTTCAAATGTGGAGTCCTACCATTAACCCACTCCATGGATGGTGTAGGAACATCAGCTTCATCTAGTTCAAGAGGCCTTGTATTTCTAGGAACAATACCCAGATCTCTTCTAGATGTTAGGAAGAGAAATGTCAAGTCCTGCAGATTTGTCCATTTGTTAAATTATGTCAAAGTAAACAATATAAACAAACACAAAGAGCTCCATGTACTCTCACAATTAGGTTCATTCTAAGAAAAAGACACACATAAAGCAACTTATTACAGAAACTTATCCCAAGTTTATTACATTCAGAAGAAAATGAATCATAATTAAGAGGAAATTACACTGGCCACTCCTATCATTGAGTCAATTTTTAAAAGCTAAACTTGTCTTACCTATGTCATAACGCTTTTAAAAATTTCTAGTACTCCAATCCAATATACACCTACAACTCCGAAAAAAGGTAAACTTAAGATCCTAGCAATTAAGTCCTATTATAGACCATTATTTGTCCATGTAAACTTAAGATGCTACTGGCTATTAAAAACAATTACCAAATAGACTTCGGCCTATTAAGTAGAGTGAGTTAGTTCAAGATCGAAACTGGGCCTATTGTGCCAAAAGAAATATGCTTAAAgtgataatattttttaatagaaaacatttaatttatattaCAAATTACATTACTATACTATTAATTATAGAAAGTAATTTTTCTATACTATAGCTAACGAATTTCAAATTTATAGTGATACTTTCTATAAAGTTGATCAAAGGATTTTTTTAACTCAGTTATACGTGAGAAGAATTGTGGAACAAATAACTGAAAGAATTTTTCAAACGGTAAAAGAAATTGGAAAACAGCCTAGGAAAAAGATTGCCATAGTGGCAAACTATAATCACAAGATGTAGAGTGTGATTGAAAAGAAATATATTAATTACGTCGATAAGGGACATTTACTATGCATTAATTACTTACATAATTGGATCTTACCACCtatgaaaataattaattttgtcaaaatttggattcaataatttttaaaatgtaaAATTTGTTCTATCCTTAATCACTATTATTTGACTAGATTGGCCATCATGCCAAGAATAGGACTGAGTACAAGGTAATCCACTCAACAAGCAATGTAAAACTACTAAGATTTCTCTATATTCAGGTCGAAATcatgaaaattaaaattgtattttgtttCTCTCCTCCATTGAtgtatacatataaaaataactCAATCTCACAGAAGATCAGATGATTAAGAACTGTAGTATAGAAAAATGATGACCAAAAAGTATGTTCCTTTCCTGAACTTCTAGAATAAACCAAGTATGAGAAACCACAAACtatgcaataataataataatccaccTATGTTTTCTGCTTTAATCAAATTAGTAAGGCTAACTAAACAGCTGCATTATTCAGAGTACTTTTCAGCAGTGTTTCCACTGAAGCTgatcatataaacataatcaaaggTTACAAAAAACAACCAGAACAACAACCACTTTCCAAACCAATaaacaaaaatccaaaaaaaaaaattggagttCATAACCAATCAAATCACTTGTAAAGACAAGTTATAGGaaaccaaacaaataaataaataaaagaaagaaagaaaacccaACTGAGAGGGataagaaaagagaaggaaaaactTACATTGCTTCCCTTCCAAACTTGATCGACCCTATTGGGTTTCTCTTTCTCCTGAGGGGTGGCCATAAAGAAGAACCctgattctaatttttttttacagtTCTCACCCCTgacttttttgttttaaatcaaaatccCATGTCTTCTTCCTCTTCCACGAAATCCATAAccccaaaaagaagaaaaaccctTCAACAAAACTCAAAAACCCACCTCCAAAAGTTATTAGAACTCCAAAACTCCAGCTGAGTAGCTACATGTAATatccatatatggatttaaatttatttagtgATGAGTTTAGCCGTGGCCTCATAAGCAGCCCCAGACTTCCAGACTTTAGGTATGGCATTGGTAGAAcgagccacgccgtagacccaccaccgcaagcaccgtcgcacccacgagcgagccacgccgtagacccacgagtcgagcctccCTGTCACACGACCCAAGCCGCAGGCCCCCATCACCTGTCATCCTAGTCCGGTGCTTGAACAGCGGCGACAATCAGTGGTTGGCAGAGAGCAAACGAAAGAGAAAGGGAGAAGATCGGTTatggagggagagagaaagagatttagggattatatttttttttatttacttattttataaataaaatttgattacattcaaataaaacaaatttttATATCTTTAATGGGACCGTGCGAAATTTTTTTGGGCGGGTGGGGAAAAATTAGGCGCCAAAAATTAATTCCCACCTACACCTCTATACTTAtttacctattataatacttttttaaaagtattaaatttttgtgttttggaaatgggtttttgttgtagtgtttattatcaataaaataatataaatcatttttttgacttggtcaatcactttgctcacatgttttattttcatgattatttatttaatataaacttctattaaatcccgagcatatagctaatcatatttatagttgcGTAATCacggtggaatataaatatgattatatgtttaaaataagttattcataagattagtcagtgcacaagatttacactgacttgtcaatttacaatatgatctacttacacatcgcagtgttatgttctttccagaacattagcaaagtagataagatcgaatgtatttgttacatcggactggactgatattgacagttgataggataagtaaacataccgttattatttattctagtcatatcatatagttgaccataggtaaattcaatctcaattctgagtggttagtattgtgtgtattatttgagttctttgacttgttcgttaccagcttaccctaaggactagctcatacttacatcttgggaactcggtagtataattgagtgggagtgttaatcatagatatgaacatctatagcttctgatgaagaagtgaaacgatggtttccttttagtttggttcaaggtgctaaatggtagagatctcatttcagttaTTTATATTAGTTTaccgaaatatcatttacaaggaactaagtgttttaaggataaaatacaatgatgggtaaaacggtattttagtctcatattattgtagaccgtctatagaggattgggtgacaattattgttgtaaaaatggataattaataacgtatctatattgcttatagagcgttctatgaattcaagagtgcaattccgagtctttagtggagaacgaggaattaataagttagtaaatttatttgttagatttatgacaacttattggagcttaatttcataagcccatggtccccactgtaccttggataaaatcatctggatagtctcaattaattgatttaattatcaattagaatgatCAAAGTTGAGCaagtcaatttttgatagtttcacagagttatacaatttagagaataaaagataaattagggaaaatttattaaataagataaataggtatctaaattaataaat
The genomic region above belongs to Humulus lupulus chromosome 1, drHumLupu1.1, whole genome shotgun sequence and contains:
- the LOC133834569 gene encoding ureide permease 1-like — translated: MFAMAGGVVLSLGNLSTQYAWAFVGLSVTEVITASITVVIGTTLNYFLDNRINRAEILFPGIGCFLVAVCLASTVNSSNAADNKEKLEGFSSKEGYVSNNDDLSKFFFHVVSSISYITDATLEDSSLNLILDILCKPL